One region of Chlorogloeopsis sp. ULAP01 genomic DNA includes:
- a CDS encoding glycosyltransferase family 4 protein has product MRIAYICADPGIPVFGCKGCSIHVQEVIRTLIQQGHQIELFAVRWGGNPPSDLASVKIHKLPKPPTGDRALREQALLAHNLDLRLALEQAGRFDLVYERYSLWSFTAMQYAHTQGIPGVLEVNAPLIEEQATHRSLIHWQEAEAVARRVFSTATVIIAVSEGVADYLRRYPQTQGKVHIVPNGVNPERFPLHQSPALPSNNFTIGFVGTMKPWHGLPTLVNAFAQLHDHHPHTRLLIVGDGPERSQLEADFIYAGIRDAVEFTGKVLPSDVPGLLASMDVAVAPYPNDPNFYFSPLKVYEYMAAGLPVVASRIGQLQALINDGVNGILYEPGNSQQLTNWLDHLWQHPWLRTQLGQNARATVLRSHTWEQSVERILSLTAQVSKLEVSA; this is encoded by the coding sequence ATGCGAATTGCTTATATTTGTGCCGATCCAGGAATTCCGGTATTTGGCTGTAAAGGATGTTCGATTCATGTTCAGGAAGTCATCCGCACTCTGATCCAACAAGGACATCAGATAGAATTGTTTGCTGTACGTTGGGGAGGCAATCCCCCCTCTGATTTGGCGTCTGTAAAAATACACAAACTGCCCAAACCACCCACCGGTGATCGCGCCTTGCGAGAACAAGCGCTGTTAGCCCATAACCTAGATTTACGGCTGGCTCTAGAACAAGCGGGACGATTCGATCTAGTTTATGAACGCTATTCTCTGTGGAGTTTCACAGCGATGCAATATGCTCACACTCAGGGTATTCCTGGGGTGCTGGAGGTGAATGCGCCACTAATTGAAGAACAGGCAACACATCGGAGTTTAATTCATTGGCAGGAGGCAGAAGCAGTTGCTCGGCGCGTGTTTAGTACAGCGACAGTAATAATCGCAGTTTCAGAGGGCGTTGCGGATTATCTCCGGCGTTATCCCCAGACTCAAGGCAAAGTGCATATCGTTCCCAATGGCGTTAACCCGGAGCGCTTCCCCCTACATCAATCCCCTGCTTTACCGAGCAACAACTTTACAATCGGCTTTGTCGGCACTATGAAGCCTTGGCACGGCTTACCAACACTGGTAAATGCCTTTGCTCAATTACACGATCACCATCCTCACACGCGTCTGTTAATTGTCGGTGATGGGCCGGAGCGATCGCAACTGGAAGCCGATTTCATCTATGCTGGGATTCGGGATGCGGTGGAGTTTACCGGCAAAGTACTGCCATCCGACGTGCCAGGATTGCTTGCTTCAATGGATGTCGCTGTTGCACCCTATCCTAACGATCCGAATTTCTATTTCTCGCCGCTTAAGGTTTATGAGTACATGGCGGCAGGCTTACCGGTGGTAGCCAGTCGGATTGGGCAACTCCAAGCGCTGATTAACGATGGCGTCAATGGCATATTGTATGAGCCAGGCAATAGCCAGCAGTTAACAAATTGGTTAGATCATCTGTGGCAACATCCTTGGTTACGGACTCAACTGGGACAAAATGCCCGTGCCACCGTGTTGCGATCGCACACCTGGGAACAATCCGTAGAGAGGATTTTAAGCCTCACAGCACAAGTGAGCAAGCTGGAGGTAAGCGCCTGA
- a CDS encoding ABC transporter ATP-binding protein → MSRPQKLKEVIPGLWRIVQRFSPYIRKQQMLIVISMLALFCEIGLRLLEPLPLKFVFDEIFAEQSNGGLSNFPFLVEVLNTRTLLIGSAIAVFAITGLRGIAAYWNTVGFALVGNRVLTEVRSVLYCHLQTLSLSFHNNARSGDLTLRVISDVGLLQEIAVTALLPLLANSLILVGMIAVMFWLNVQLALLTLAMIPLFWFSTIRLTRRIREVSRQQRRREGAMAATTAESMAAIKIVQALSLQDKFASVFTGQNKKSLKEGVKVKRLAANLERTVDVLIGGATALVLWRGAELVLSNALTPGDLLVFLTYLKNAFKPVRDFAKYTGRLAKASAAGDRILDLLDQTPEVYDLPGAKPASHFAGSVEFAQVSFAYKSGHPVLQGIDFVVQPGQRVAIVGHSGSGKSTLANLLLRLYDPSKGSILIDGQDIRNYTLESLRAQISVVLQDSLLFAASVWDNIAYGSPTATEEEAIAAAKLANAHDFITNMPQGYHTVLGERGVTLSGGQRQRIAIARAAIRQAPILILDEPTTGLDKENEQEVLDALKRLSEGRTTFLIVHDLDLAASADFILYLERGRLVERGTHDELMQLNDRYAALYRLQATERKRSEDSRHQPKENSDVIAC, encoded by the coding sequence ATGAGCCGTCCCCAAAAGCTGAAAGAGGTTATACCGGGGCTTTGGCGGATTGTACAACGGTTTTCGCCCTACATCCGCAAACAGCAGATGCTGATTGTAATTTCGATGCTGGCACTATTCTGCGAAATCGGGTTGCGGTTGTTAGAACCTTTACCGCTCAAGTTTGTCTTTGATGAAATTTTTGCAGAGCAATCAAACGGAGGGTTGAGTAATTTTCCTTTCCTGGTTGAGGTGCTAAATACGCGAACGCTGCTGATTGGATCGGCGATCGCCGTGTTCGCCATTACTGGATTAAGAGGCATCGCCGCCTATTGGAATACGGTGGGTTTTGCATTGGTAGGCAATCGTGTTCTGACTGAAGTTCGCAGTGTGCTTTATTGCCATCTCCAAACCCTCTCCCTCTCGTTCCACAATAACGCTCGCAGTGGTGATTTGACATTGCGCGTCATCAGTGATGTAGGCTTACTTCAGGAAATTGCTGTGACGGCATTGCTGCCCCTACTTGCCAATTCTCTCATTTTGGTGGGCATGATCGCCGTCATGTTCTGGCTGAATGTTCAACTTGCCCTGTTAACGCTGGCAATGATTCCCCTATTTTGGTTCTCCACAATTCGGCTGACTCGTCGCATCCGAGAAGTTTCTAGGCAACAGCGTCGCCGCGAAGGAGCAATGGCAGCTACTACTGCTGAGTCGATGGCTGCCATCAAAATTGTGCAAGCGTTATCGTTGCAGGATAAGTTTGCGTCTGTCTTCACTGGACAAAATAAAAAGAGTCTGAAAGAAGGCGTAAAAGTCAAGCGACTAGCAGCAAACCTGGAGCGGACAGTAGATGTGCTGATTGGAGGTGCAACCGCCCTGGTACTGTGGCGTGGAGCAGAACTAGTATTGAGCAATGCTCTCACACCGGGCGATTTGTTGGTGTTTCTCACCTATCTAAAAAACGCCTTCAAACCCGTGCGCGATTTTGCCAAATATACCGGACGATTGGCAAAAGCCTCAGCTGCGGGCGATCGCATCCTCGATTTGCTCGATCAAACGCCTGAAGTCTACGATCTGCCCGGAGCTAAACCCGCTTCCCACTTTGCTGGATCTGTCGAGTTTGCGCAAGTGAGTTTTGCCTACAAATCAGGACATCCGGTGCTGCAAGGCATTGACTTTGTGGTGCAACCCGGACAACGAGTGGCAATTGTCGGACATTCCGGCAGTGGTAAATCTACGTTAGCCAACCTGCTGTTGCGGCTCTACGATCCCAGCAAAGGTAGCATTTTAATTGATGGCCAGGATATTCGCAATTACACCCTAGAATCACTACGGGCGCAAATTAGTGTAGTGTTGCAAGATAGTCTGCTGTTTGCTGCTAGTGTGTGGGACAACATCGCCTATGGTTCACCTACTGCCACTGAGGAAGAGGCGATCGCCGCCGCAAAACTAGCCAATGCCCATGACTTTATTACTAATATGCCCCAAGGCTATCACACGGTGTTGGGTGAACGAGGAGTAACGCTCTCCGGTGGACAAAGACAAAGAATCGCGATCGCTCGTGCTGCCATTCGTCAAGCGCCGATTTTAATTTTGGACGAACCCACCACCGGACTAGATAAAGAGAATGAACAAGAAGTACTAGACGCATTAAAGCGGCTTTCTGAGGGACGCACAACCTTCTTGATTGTTCACGATTTAGATCTTGCTGCCAGTGCTGATTTTATTCTCTACTTGGAACGAGGACGCTTGGTAGAACGGGGAACGCATGATGAGTTGATGCAATTAAATGATCGCTATGCAGCGCTATACCGTCTGCAAGCAACGGAACGCAAGCGTTCCGAAGATTCTCGTCACCAGCCAAAGGAGAATTCTGATGTTATCGCCTGCTGA
- a CDS encoding aminoglycoside phosphotransferase family protein produces the protein MLSPADYHLIRRDIDLLGLRLMLDTDAFAEAIVAQFPHVNLSQVKRTYIRYKPATSCIVSYELMIAQKTVLAYAKAVTSAKKLDKYSQRPGIIQDFGIGRTVFRREGIIFSVLPNDNALKRLPNLFDPQFRQEWLQKLLSDRPDLSQATLRALRYKPERRYVAQLSVGEQGQAVVKAYTSGNYQQALINANAFESIAPLQIVPELGHSSRDQFLVFPWIDGSPLSALISTAKVTWEKITQTGIALAQLHQQHPQHLNSLSRSDEAKNLLILGSDLSWLYPQWKNRIQVIAVQLSTALLNARPINFPIHGDFNAEQVLLSPNTNDITFIDFDRAVCSDPATDLGSFIAKLIQDELRGVLSAEQREQIAAALIAGYRTAALEPISDDQIQLYTAIGLLRLGSDPFRYCEFDWLEKIDAILCRIEQLMNRLPFDRFHSSCPA, from the coding sequence ATGTTATCGCCTGCTGATTATCATTTGATTCGTCGCGATATCGATCTATTAGGATTGCGTCTAATGCTGGACACAGATGCCTTTGCTGAGGCAATAGTGGCTCAGTTTCCTCATGTCAATTTGAGTCAGGTGAAAAGAACTTACATTCGTTACAAGCCTGCTACAAGTTGTATCGTTAGCTATGAATTGATGATCGCCCAAAAAACTGTGTTGGCATACGCCAAAGCCGTCACCAGCGCTAAAAAACTAGATAAATACAGTCAACGCCCAGGAATTATTCAAGATTTTGGCATCGGACGCACCGTTTTCAGACGAGAAGGCATTATTTTCTCCGTGTTGCCCAATGATAACGCCCTAAAGCGATTGCCGAACTTGTTCGATCCACAATTCCGTCAGGAATGGCTGCAAAAACTACTGAGCGATCGCCCTGATTTATCACAAGCCACCTTAAGGGCGCTGCGATATAAGCCCGAACGTCGCTACGTTGCTCAACTCTCTGTTGGAGAACAAGGGCAAGCCGTCGTTAAAGCCTACACCAGTGGCAACTATCAACAAGCGCTAATCAATGCCAATGCTTTTGAATCAATTGCCCCACTGCAAATCGTGCCAGAATTGGGGCATTCCAGTCGCGATCAGTTTCTTGTCTTTCCCTGGATTGACGGTTCTCCGCTATCGGCTTTAATTAGCACTGCCAAGGTGACATGGGAAAAAATCACGCAAACGGGAATTGCTCTAGCTCAACTGCACCAACAGCATCCCCAGCACCTTAATTCTTTGTCTCGCAGTGATGAAGCCAAAAATTTGCTGATCCTTGGCTCCGATTTAAGCTGGCTTTACCCTCAGTGGAAAAATCGGATTCAAGTGATCGCGGTGCAACTTTCCACGGCGCTGCTGAATGCACGCCCAATTAACTTTCCTATTCACGGTGACTTCAATGCAGAACAAGTATTATTAAGTCCAAATACAAATGACATTACATTTATTGACTTCGATCGTGCTGTTTGCAGCGATCCGGCAACTGATTTAGGCTCATTCATCGCTAAGTTAATCCAAGATGAATTGCGGGGAGTGTTGTCTGCCGAGCAACGCGAACAAATTGCAGCAGCTTTGATTGCCGGATATCGTACTGCTGCACTTGAGCCAATTTCAGACGATCAGATTCAACTTTATACCGCCATTGGACTGCTTCGATTAGGATCTGATCCATTTCGCTATTGTGAATTTGACTGGTTAGAAAAAATCGACGCCATACTGTGTCGCATTGAGCAACTCATGAATCGACTCCCATTTGATCGGTTTCATTCTAGTTGTCCAGCTTAA
- a CDS encoding phosphotransferase, whose product MSVSVSDPFNVLNDPTLSFLAPALAPQQVQQQFQTQLCYRFNRNQKFQLQAIRVIRYKPKRRCLIEYDVVMEQAGRIWHTTWIGKVRAKGLNPSTYQLQQILWEHGFQSDSADGISVPEPIGIIPDWQMWLQCKVPGITATTLLTPTEGLELSRRIAQAVHKLHQAWILPQRCHTINDELDILNDRLAKVAQQFPQWEQRLERMLARCDRLATTVAAPKFCGIHRDFYPDQILVDGSRLYLLDLDLYAGGDPALDVGNFNGHLIEQGLRSFGNPDALLAQQNALTDKFILLSGEKFHHSIEVYTTLTLVRHIYLSTQFLNRQAFTETILELCEQRLENSLLKSV is encoded by the coding sequence ATGTCTGTTTCTGTCAGCGATCCATTCAATGTCCTTAACGATCCAACGCTGAGTTTTTTAGCGCCTGCCCTTGCTCCACAGCAAGTACAACAGCAATTTCAAACTCAGTTATGCTATCGGTTTAACCGCAATCAAAAATTTCAATTACAAGCGATTCGCGTGATTCGATATAAACCAAAGCGACGGTGTTTGATTGAGTATGACGTAGTCATGGAGCAAGCTGGTCGCATTTGGCACACAACATGGATTGGAAAAGTCCGAGCCAAAGGACTAAATCCGTCCACTTATCAACTGCAACAAATCCTTTGGGAACATGGCTTTCAAAGCGATAGCGCAGATGGTATCTCTGTCCCCGAACCAATTGGTATTATTCCAGACTGGCAGATGTGGCTTCAGTGTAAAGTCCCTGGCATCACCGCAACAACCTTACTGACTCCAACTGAAGGACTAGAATTATCGCGGCGAATTGCACAGGCGGTTCACAAACTCCACCAAGCCTGGATTTTACCGCAGCGTTGCCACACCATAAACGATGAACTCGATATTTTAAACGATCGCCTTGCTAAAGTCGCCCAACAGTTTCCGCAGTGGGAACAACGATTAGAGCGAATGTTGGCAAGATGCGATCGCCTTGCTACCACGGTTGCCGCTCCTAAATTCTGTGGCATTCATCGCGACTTTTATCCAGATCAAATTTTGGTAGATGGCTCGCGGCTTTATTTACTAGATCTCGATCTCTATGCCGGCGGCGATCCAGCTTTAGATGTTGGCAACTTTAACGGACACCTGATTGAACAAGGATTACGCTCCTTTGGCAATCCAGATGCTCTACTCGCCCAACAAAACGCTTTAACCGACAAATTTATCCTACTCAGTGGTGAAAAATTTCATCACTCTATAGAAGTTTACACAACCCTGACACTAGTCCGACACATCTATTTAAGTACCCAATTTCTCAATCGCCAAGCTTTCACAGAAACGATTTTAGAATTATGTGAACAACGGCTGGAAAATTCATTGCTTAAATCCGTGTGA
- a CDS encoding iron uptake porin: MTIRKVSLSIAAILALCMPPAIANEQTTQFVESSSNPISRETLSHSNRPSVAQLSDLTPDDWAVQALQSLANRYGCIFGYPNGTYSGDRSVNRYQFAAALSTCLARLNQQIAQSTIDTIHSDDLATVQRLQSDFATELATIQQKVDNLEARTANLTAQQFSTTTRFNGEAIFALAGVGGNRKADGSGESIERNIVFSERVRLELRTSFSGSDRLRMRLQARNIPELEDATGTQMANLGFDGNTGNSIEVDRLDYETKIGDRALVVISVVGGGLGDYVTTVNPLFSGSADGAVSLFARENPIRRQGSVPGIGLAYELTDNILLELGYIAAQATDPEVGIAQSPYAAVAQVTVEPTDFSRFSLTYVRSFNGLDTGTSSELAGDPFDDDSDAIIANSFGAEASVNVSPNFTIGGRVGYIQAIAKDLSDNPQADIFTWAVLLGFPDLAGEGNLLGIVAGQPLRVTHNQYSDRESDAALHLEAFYRLQINDNIAITPGAFLLINPENDAGNDPIYVGTIRTTFSF; encoded by the coding sequence ATGACTATAAGAAAAGTAAGTTTGTCGATCGCTGCAATTCTAGCCCTGTGTATGCCACCAGCGATCGCCAATGAGCAAACAACTCAATTTGTGGAGTCTTCCTCAAACCCAATCAGTCGCGAAACTCTGAGTCACAGCAACCGTCCATCTGTTGCGCAGCTATCCGATCTCACTCCTGATGATTGGGCTGTTCAGGCATTACAATCTTTAGCCAATCGATATGGATGCATTTTCGGATATCCCAACGGAACTTACTCTGGCGATCGCTCTGTGAATCGCTATCAATTTGCTGCCGCTTTGTCTACCTGTTTGGCTCGACTCAATCAACAAATTGCGCAATCCACAATTGATACTATCCACTCGGACGATCTGGCTACAGTGCAACGTCTTCAAAGCGACTTTGCAACCGAACTAGCAACCATACAGCAAAAGGTGGATAATTTAGAAGCTCGAACCGCTAACCTCACAGCGCAGCAGTTTTCCACCACAACAAGATTCAACGGTGAAGCGATTTTTGCTTTGGCTGGAGTAGGTGGCAATCGCAAAGCAGACGGTAGTGGTGAATCTATTGAGCGCAACATTGTCTTTAGTGAGCGAGTTCGGCTGGAACTTAGAACTAGCTTTAGTGGCTCTGATCGACTGCGGATGCGTTTGCAAGCTCGCAATATTCCAGAGCTGGAAGATGCGACTGGAACCCAAATGGCAAACCTCGGATTTGATGGCAACACTGGCAACAGTATCGAAGTTGATCGCTTGGACTACGAAACTAAAATTGGCGATCGAGCACTTGTTGTCATCAGTGTTGTGGGTGGTGGCTTGGGCGATTATGTCACTACGGTTAATCCTCTGTTCAGTGGTAGCGCAGATGGAGCGGTTTCTCTTTTTGCCCGCGAGAATCCGATTCGACGGCAAGGCAGCGTTCCCGGTATAGGATTAGCTTATGAACTAACTGACAATATTTTATTAGAACTGGGATATATAGCCGCACAAGCCACCGATCCGGAAGTTGGAATTGCCCAAAGTCCCTACGCCGCAGTTGCTCAAGTCACCGTCGAACCAACAGATTTTTCTCGATTCAGTCTAACATATGTGCGATCATTTAATGGTCTTGATACAGGTACTAGCAGCGAGTTAGCAGGCGATCCGTTTGACGATGATTCTGATGCTATCATTGCTAATTCCTTTGGAGCGGAAGCCTCAGTGAATGTCAGTCCCAACTTTACAATCGGTGGACGAGTTGGATACATTCAGGCAATCGCAAAAGATTTGAGCGACAATCCTCAAGCCGATATTTTTACCTGGGCTGTGCTGCTGGGCTTTCCAGATTTGGCAGGAGAAGGAAATTTACTGGGGATAGTTGCAGGTCAACCGCTACGAGTGACGCATAATCAGTATAGCGATCGCGAGTCAGATGCCGCATTACATTTGGAAGCCTTTTACCGTTTGCAAATCAATGACAATATTGCTATCACACCGGGTGCATTTTTATTAATTAATCCAGAAAATGATGCTGGCAATGATCCCATCTATGTAGGAACTATTCGTACTACCTTTAGCTTTTAA